The Pygocentrus nattereri isolate fPygNat1 chromosome 12, fPygNat1.pri, whole genome shotgun sequence genome includes the window ACCCAGAGGAAGAAACTCAACCCTAAATACAGACTCTGTTCTGTAGTCTTatgatgtgaaaatcatttTGTTCTCATGCTCATTGTTGTCCACAAATAAATGCTGTGACATTCTACTACTGGCTGTGCATTGGGCATTTTGGGGCTATGCAAATAAGGTTCATGGGAAATGCAAATATAACCCCTAAAGAAAAGACTAAGTAAGTTTTAATGTTGTCGTTCCTTAGCTTGAGTATGTATTATATGCTTTTGAGGTTATTTCTTGTCTGAGTGTGTGCATTGGCAGGTTCTGGGTGGGGATAACCAGTGGCATGAAGCCTTTAGATAGTGGTAACTGACCAAATAAAACGAGAAAACATTAACACAGCTGCACAATTGCAACAGGCAAACAATGGGCCTAAAATAACTAGTTAATGTAGAAAAAAGCACATGTACAGACAAGATATATGTAtcaatgaaaatgttctttaaataattgtcaaaatcaaaaatgaatgaacaacaaataaatgaatctcACCAGTGACCTGTAGCTGAGTCTCTGAGTAGAGGGAGTAATAACTGCTGTCCTCCATCATTCACTCCACAGAAATAAACCCCTCCATCATCTTCTCTCACATCCCTGATCTTCACACTGAGAACGTTAGAGCTTCTGTCATCATAGATGGAGAATCtgtctctctgggtctctgagTTTCGGAtcttttcagtaaaatattgATGGTTTTGTTTAAAGAAGAACTTGGTGTTTCTCTCAAACTGCTCTGGATATGAACAGCTGATGGTCACCGTCTCTCCCAGATAACCAGACACAGTCTCTGACCCCAAACAACACGGATCTGTTCATCATACAAAAATTGAAATGATCAATATTCACGATTCAGACACTAGCTCCCGGTCCTTCAGAAACCACTAAGATGATAATATTATgatacatgttttaaaaatttcaCTGTTTCTCACCTGAGTTGACTTTAAGGTTCACAGTCTGTTTCCACACTCCTGTCTCTCCACACTGATATGATCCAGCATCCTGTAAACTCAGGTTTCTGTAAATCACTGTAAGTCCTCCAAGATAGTCATGCAGAGAAAATCTATCTTCATGAAtccatgtgttctgtgtttgatTGGATTTTGAATATACACACTGCTTTGTGTTGGTGTTACAGAAATATCTGTTGTACTTTCTATGAAGTTGGTAATTACAGTAAATCATGACACTTCCTCCTGGATACCCAATCACATCAAAGCAGCTCACTGGACCTGCCAATCAAATAGAAGATTCTTACTCATCTCACTGATCTCACTAAATTGTACATTGTTCTACAGTTTGGCATCAAAATAACTGCAGTGGAACATCAGAAGTAGAATAACTGACCTGAGATCAGGTAGagggtgaagatgaggaggatctTCATCCTGAACTGAACTTCAGCCTCCGTGATGGTCACTAAGCTCCAGTCTTCTCTCTCCAAACTTCTCTAAGTTTGCTTTTGTTCTCCCCAGAAGTAAATTTGTCTTTTCTCTGCAGTTTGTactcctctctctgtcagtgtgtctgtctctgttcctTCTTCTCTCTGGTTTGGTTGTTTCCTGTTTCTCTGGTAAGAGTTGGTCAAACTCACAGCTCCTCCCAACAGCATCACTGACCACAGACTAAATTAAACACACAGGATATTATGAAAtcatattaaataatttttgtaATGTGACATTCAAAGAGCAACTAGACAGTAGagtcactgtaaataaaacatttatcaaGTAGAaataatatatcatatatactgTTAGTCTCTGCTTTCATATTCAGTAGAATAAGTAAAGTTTAGAGTCGGTTGCTGTGAGTCTTGGTTTAGTCTTCTAAGCTCCTCCCTCAGCATCAGGTTTTATTAGAGTATCTGATGactcagactgaactgaagtcagtgtgatgatgtcacaaaaaaaaaacgggtGCTTTTTAATAGATGTGGGTTGCGAAATGTGCAAATCGAAACAAACTATGCAAAATATTTTGTCCATTGTTATTCATGATGGGCTGGACCCCTTTTTATTGCGTCTCGCAGCCCCGATTATTgtagaatacattttatacatttttaatctttcaatTTTATCTTGCACctgcataaaggtggtgagacaacagatctgaataattataggccaatctcaaaactgtcgagtttagcaaaaatgttagaatctctAGTGAATCAGCAATTGAAATCATTTCTTcctgaaaattctgttttatctaaatatcagtctggtttcagaggaggtcacagcactatctctgctacaacactggttttaaacaatctttcttcagacatagacaagaagaaacattgtgcagctatttttattgacttaacaaaATCATTCGGCACAgttgatcacactcttcttttatGGAACTTAGAACagattggctttgatgcaactgcgctggactggacccaaaactatctcactgacagaaatcaatgcatgacattgaataattataaatcagagttggtatctgtatctaaaggtgtaccacaaggttaaattttgggtccagtcttatttaatatctacataaatgatattgctGCCTCTAATTCGacctcagactgcaaaattcacctttaCGCAGATGATAcgattttatattgctcagctgattctattcatgctgcaacaagaaaattacagagctcatttaatgctctgcaggtggcgttatataagcacaaactagttttaaatgccacgaaaactaagttcatgctgttttccagatcttttaatactgattttagtactgtaaatattactaccctggcaggatccactattgagagagtcacagaatataaataccttggcatatggctggatgataaactcagttttaaaccacacattaataaactagtcagtaaatgccgacagaagctgggttatttttatagacataagtcctgtttcccctgcacgccagaaaaagactagttgaagcaGCTTTACTATCAATGCTGGACTATGGTgacgttatctataaatatgctccctccagctctctcaaattactggacccagtgtatcGCTCTGCCCTGAGGGtcatcactggagatccgtacagaactcacGACTGTGAGGTGTATgcgaaagttgggtggccctctttaacggtacgaagggaaacacactggttgatttttatttataagacactttccggtcatttgccagaatatatcacttcactgatgaatacaaataacagtaattatcagactcgctctagtaactGGAACTTTGGAAATTTTGAGTTTGAaaatctctctccttctgttggTCTAGTTTTTGCATTCTTTCTCTCAAACTGTCCTTCCaactaataaacacacacacacacacacacacacacacacacacactttctaagcagcttcttctccctcagggtccgtgggggtgctggagcctgtcattgggcaaaagacaggatacaccatggacaggtcaccagtccatcacaatgcagacagacagacacatattcacacctaggggcaatgtagcatgtccaaatggcctAACCAcacatctttggactgtgggaggaaacccatgcacaGGGAGAACATAGAAACATACAAACAGAACATACATGTATTGTAGCtagttttaaaagttaaaaatgttaaaaagaaaaacaagctatCGTTTTGTACAGTAAGAAATTCAtctgttttatctgttttcCGTTAGTAGTGGCTTATATACTGGATTGAAGGGATTATCTATTGCTCATGCCTGTTTCAACCTGAGAGGGGCGCTCTCGCTGCGTCTTCGTTCATTCAACATAAAGACGTAGACGAGACGCTGGagtgtttgtcatttcattGTTCCCCTTTTTACAggtaaaaacacataaaacatgaaTGTTTCTTGTGAAAAACAAAGTAATCCAGTATATAACCCTCTCTAAACAGTATTTAGTCACTAGAAAACCGTTTGAAATGAAGTTaaatgagtctgtggtggcaagCAGGAGTTAGCTAGGCTGCATAGCTAGCAAATCACCAAGAGGCACTCACGCCGTTGTCGATTGAAATTATTGCATGTGGTCATTTGTTACAATGCATGTACAGTTAAAAACCGTATTTTTGTCACATAAGAACTTGttgaatgttaaaaatgttaggTTAAAAAGAAATGATGTTACTGTGATCTGTGAGCTTTTGAATTAGAATACAGCTGATACTAAAATGTTTCTAAAGTCTCTTACATGcttttaaatggtaaaatggaAGGGTCCAAATGTCATTATTAATGCATAATGTAACAATACTCAAGCAGATGTAACCTGTGGATAAAATATACTAAATTTGATTGCAATGtgtaaaagagtaaaaaaaacaatttgatgTGGagattttgggaaaaaaagagacattTATGTAATGTGTACTTAAGTTCATTCAACATAAAGACGTAGACGAGACGAGACGCTGGagtgtttgtcatttcattGTTCCTCTTTTTACAGGGTGCTACACTCTCTACAGTACATCCTTGATGCTGCATAAATTTAGTGAGTGGTTTCTCTTACGTTCTGCAGTTTGATCTACTGCAGTACAAAACAAGATAATGTCATCATGCCTTTATTTTGTGTCATGACATCTTCTGGGGTGAAATGATTGACTTTATAACTTAGTGTGTGTCACATTGAAGTAATGCTGAAAATATGACATGGCTTGCCAAGTCAGACTGGTTGGACTAAACTAAAGATCTTTTGCGACCATTATATCAAaggtgcagtgagcacacttgcctggaacagcgggcagccctatccacactGCCCGGTGAGAAATTGGGGGTTacgtgccttgctcaagggtacgtCAGTCATGTACTATCGGCTCAGGGGCGATTAAGCCATTGACCTTCCAGTTGAAAGgcaggttccctaacctctatcCCATGATAAATCCTCTACTGGagaaaaaggataaaaaatagacacatgaaCAGAGTGCGGGTCCATATTGCTGTGGGTTAGAGCTTGGGGGTCTGCTCTAAGTGTATTCATGCATGCACATGGTGGCTGTCTGACAATGGAAATAACAgaatttgtgtaaaaatgaatggggGTCTATTGGAGGAATAAAAGATACCAAATAGACACATGAACAGAGTGTGGGTCCATATTGCTGTGGATTAGCGCTTGGGCATCTGCTCTAAGTGTGTTCATGCATGCACATGGTGGCTGTCTGACAATGGAAATTTATGTAATtgatttgtgtaaaaatgaatggcgGTCTATGGAAGGAATGAGAgatgaaaaaatgacacataATGAATCAGTATGGCTATGAATTAGAGTTTGGGGGACCTGCCTTGAGTTAGTATGTGTAGTTTAGTGGCTGTCATACAAAGGAAATAATAGAGCTTGTGTGGCACAAAAATGAATAGAACTCTATAGGAGGAAAATGTGatgaaaaagtaatgaaaaagtGATACATAGAGGATTGCAGGTCAGCATTGCTGTGAATTAGAGTTTGGGGACCTGGCCTGAGTGGGTACATGCATTTTGGTGGCTGATCAGCAAAGGAAATAAGGCTTGGATCAGGGTGCAAATTAACAATATTCTATGGGAggaatgagggatgaaaaaatgacCTGTAGAGGAGTGCGGGTCAGTATGATTACAGCTTGAGGACCTGCCCTGGGTGAAATTATTTgtacattgtttttatattgcATTTAATATATAAGACACCAAATGTTGTGTGTGTCAGTATATTTTACCaaaaatctgattctgattaaatATTTATCACAAATGTTTTAGCAGTCTCCAGGAAGCAGATGTTGAGTAACAGAAATACTCCAAACCAGCATGAAGAGCTCTGGAAccaaagaaagtgaaagaacaAATAAATCCACCTCATTGTCTGTCATGAAGCCCAACTTGTGGTTTTGCTTAAATGCACACCACACATTTCAGATTTGTCAAAAGTGTGTTAATAGTGCGAGTGTGCAGATATGTACTTTAGTAGctttgaggaaaaagaaagatttggtctttgttggaggtgaaaatgaatgggacttAATGTGAGAAACAGGtgatgaaaaaacaacacagagaggaATGTGGGCCAGTGTCACTGTGGATTAGAGTTTGGGACAGGCCCTAAGTTAGCACATGCAGTTTGGTGGCTTTCAAACAAAGGACATAATAGAGCTTGTGTGGGGCAAAATGAATGGGAGTCAATAAGAGAAATAAGAGATGAAAAAGTGACACAGAGAGAAGTGTGGTTCAGTATGGGTGTGCAGCAGAGTTTGGGGAACTGCCCTGAGTGAGTACATGTTGGGCTGTTGGGCAattctcattcattttcaccTGTACCCCAGTCCTATTATTTCCTATAAATGAGAGCCACAAAACTGCATGTACCCATGCAGGGGAGGTCTCcaagctctaatccacagccaCATTGACCTGCACTCCTCTGTATTGTTTTTTCATTACTCCTTCCTATcatagactcccattcatttcCAACAACAATTAGCCATCACTTGGCAACTACTTACCAATGAATAAAAACCCCCATACACCATGGCATCTGCATAGCAACAATTTAGCAACTGTATGGGACACCATATCAACCGCCttggatactatagcaacctcCTAGCTGCACACTGGCAACCAGCTGGGATACTATAGAAACCACTTGGCAACACAtcagcaaccatctggaattCCACTGCTATGACCCAtaaacaccctagcaaccatacaaaatatcatagcaaccaGCTGGTAACACCTTAACGTCCATGCTCAAATTGCTTCAGGGCGATCACTCTGGATGCAGCATTCTAGTTATTCACTGTTGTTGCAATTCAATAAATCAAAATTGATCTGAAATCAGAAAAATCTGACATAACTGAAGTTTACTAAACTCACACTAGTAACTCTGAACTAATAAACAAGGAATAAATTAATATAAGGAAAAGTTAATGTATCTCACCAGTGACATGTAGCTGAGTGTCTGTGTAGATGGAATAATCATTTAATTAGCTTTGTTCAGTGGTCACTCCACAGTGATAAACTTCTCCATCATCTTCTCTCACATCACTGATCCTCACTCTAACAACTTTAGATCTTTTGTCATCAGAGATGGAGAATCTGCCTCTCTGCCTCGCTGAGTGTCTGTGGTTCGGATCACTTCAGTAAAATGCTTACTGTTTTGTTTAAGGAAGTACTTGGTGTTTCTCTTAAACTCCTCTGGATATAAACAGCTGATGGTCACAGTCTCTCCCAGATAACCAGACAGTCTTTGGTCCCAAACAACATGAATCTGTCAAACATACAAAATCTGAACTTATCACTAGCTAGTCCATCGTCCTTTAGAAGTCACAAAGATGATAAAATTatgataaatcatttttttagcattttactGATTCTCAACTGAGTTCACTTTCAGATTCACAACATGACCCCACACTCCAGTCTCTCCACACTGATATAATCCAGTATCCTGTAAACTCATCTTCATGAAActatgtgttctgtgtttgatTAGATTTTAAATATACACTCCCAAAATTCGCACTCTAGTTAAATATTTTGGTGCTGTCAAGTGGTGCAATCCCTGCAAGTCCCTGTCATCAGAAGATTGCAAGTTTGATTCCTGGTAATGCTACAGCCATTTGTAGCTGGGTGtccaattggcctcgctctctctgggtgggtaggatggctctCCCTTCTCCCCCAGTCACTCAACATGGTtctagtcagtgcaggcatctgctagctgacataacagatctggcagtggCGTTTTCCTCTGAGtgcattcagctgtccaatgacattgtgtgagtggcagttcgaaaagaagagGTGGCTGATTTCATGTGTATCACAGGAAGTCTGTGCTAACCTCCACCTTCCTAGTGTTGATAGTATCATATAGTATCGTATATTTGGGgggtcctaactagcgggtggaattggaaatgactaaattggggagaaaattgggcaAAAATaacatgtatattatatatattccCAACTACTGCTTTATAACTCATGAAAATGTAAACCTgaatataattttattaataGGTAGAAGATGgagattttgttgttttgactttgcCCACTTCAGTGGAATCCTagatttttttgtaatgtgtaGTCATCTCTCTGTCAGTGTGTCAATCTGTTTTGTTAGTTCCTCTTTCACTAGTAAGTGATAGAGTTGCTCATTTAAACAGAAATGATATATTTATTGCTAGTCACCTTGGTCATGTTCCCTAAATGACTCAGAAAAGTTTGCAGTCATCTGTTGAGTTTGGTTTTGTCTGAAATTATTCAGTGGTATCTGATGACTCAGGCTAAAATTACATCAGTTTAATTATCTCACACTGATGCCTAATTACACATATGAAAAATGACCTTAATCATCGCAAACTTTAAAATTAGAACGCTGCTAGTCATGCTTTGCTTTCTGACTAAAGTTGGCAAACATTAGCAATGGATCTGATAAACTCAAATGTTGTGCTACATATAACTCTGTAGTCCCATCCTCCAGTGTCAGCCAGTCAGAGTGCCCTGGTACAGCCACTGGGCCACATTTTGCATCCAAAGCACCTGTGTTTTTGGGGATAATTCAAGCACTAAAAAGTTACTTTAAAAATCTCTATAACACACTTTAATAAGCAGAATGTTCTCAAGGCTACTTGGACTAAACAGCTGGCAACTTAAAAGTTGAAAGACAAAGTTATTTTTTGGGTCCATGCTTGGCAGCgatgattttttttacatttttaaaaacaaacttgGACCTTGTGTTCCAGAAGTTTTCTGTTTGGTTATTTATCAGAAACAGAACAGGCAGTATATGTCAGATAATGTAAATTCTTCCAGTCTGATCCAATCCATTCATCCAATCAAAGTTAGCTCTTCtcagtattatatattttacaaacAAGTTGTGTTTGATGGATTTTATGATTTTAACAGAAACATGGTTAAATGAATGTATCACTTGATTATATGCTTCTAAGAGAAACATGGTTAAATGAATGTCT containing:
- the LOC119264705 gene encoding CMRF35-like molecule 5; the protein is MKILLIFTLYLISDPCCLGSETVSGYLGETVTISCSYPEQFERNTKFFFKQNHQYFTEKIRNSETQRDRFSIYDDRSSNVLSVKIRDVREDDGGVYFCGVNDGGQQLLLPLLRDSATAPGSSDIIIIIIVCVCVALLLIGGSALIYYKLRFTKSQGSTPSSRMELEEQGPTYTTISFQKNPDSPTVAAVPYSEEECATEYSSVKHHT